The following are from one region of the Halogeometricum sp. S3BR5-2 genome:
- a CDS encoding hemolysin family protein: MVDFLSVGGVVLALFLVVMNGVFVAAEFALVKVRPTQIDALAEEGKAGASLVQDAIDNLDGYLAVSQLGITLSSLGLGWVGEPAVAALIEPVLGSYLPEGSVHFVAFALGFGFITFLHVVFGELAPKTFAIQEATRISLLVAPLMKFFYYVFMPGIIVFNGTANRFTRLFGVSPASEGEESHSEEEIRMILARSEETGRIDFEEVEMIESVFELGDTVAREIMVPRPDVETIRASMPLSELRTVAARGRFTRYLVLEDDGDQVVGFVHVKDLLRADEREADESLTAGDLAREVLAVPETRRIDEILTDFQARGEGQMAVVIDEWGVFEGIVTIEDVLEEIVGDIRDEFDAPTEEPSIEKRSEGVYVVDGGVPVQHVNDRLNTAFESDDVETIGGFVFSLLGRVPEVGDEVEREGRLLRVEATEDARIERLSIRRSESDPNRKTDGDDPDGAGDDDGREADDDGTVRAGT, translated from the coding sequence ATGGTAGACTTCCTATCCGTCGGCGGCGTCGTTCTCGCGCTGTTTCTCGTCGTGATGAACGGCGTGTTCGTCGCGGCGGAGTTCGCGCTCGTCAAGGTCCGTCCGACGCAGATCGACGCGCTGGCGGAGGAGGGGAAGGCGGGTGCCTCGCTCGTACAGGACGCCATCGACAACCTCGACGGCTACCTCGCGGTGAGCCAACTGGGAATCACGCTCTCTTCGCTCGGCCTCGGATGGGTCGGCGAACCCGCCGTGGCGGCGCTCATCGAACCCGTCCTCGGAAGCTACCTCCCGGAAGGGTCGGTCCACTTCGTCGCGTTCGCGCTCGGGTTCGGGTTCATCACGTTCCTCCACGTCGTCTTCGGCGAACTCGCGCCGAAGACGTTCGCCATCCAAGAGGCGACGCGCATCTCGCTCCTCGTCGCGCCGTTGATGAAGTTCTTCTACTACGTCTTCATGCCCGGCATCATCGTGTTCAACGGGACCGCCAACCGCTTCACGCGCCTGTTCGGCGTCTCCCCCGCCTCGGAGGGCGAGGAGAGCCACTCCGAAGAGGAGATTCGGATGATCCTCGCCCGTTCGGAGGAGACGGGCCGCATCGACTTCGAGGAGGTCGAGATGATAGAGAGCGTCTTCGAACTCGGCGACACCGTCGCGCGCGAAATCATGGTGCCGCGGCCCGACGTGGAGACGATTCGAGCGTCCATGCCGCTGTCGGAACTCCGGACCGTGGCCGCCCGCGGGCGCTTCACCCGCTATCTCGTCTTGGAGGACGACGGCGACCAGGTCGTCGGCTTCGTCCACGTGAAAGACCTCCTCAGGGCGGACGAACGGGAGGCCGACGAGTCGCTGACCGCCGGCGACCTCGCCAGAGAGGTGCTCGCGGTGCCGGAGACGCGCCGCATCGACGAGATTCTCACGGACTTCCAAGCGCGCGGGGAGGGGCAGATGGCGGTCGTCATCGACGAGTGGGGCGTCTTCGAGGGTATCGTCACCATCGAGGACGTCCTCGAGGAGATCGTCGGCGACATCCGAGACGAGTTCGACGCGCCGACCGAGGAACCGTCCATCGAGAAGCGCTCGGAGGGCGTGTACGTCGTCGACGGCGGCGTTCCGGTTCAGCACGTGAACGACCGGTTGAACACCGCCTTCGAGAGCGACGACGTCGAGACCATCGGCGGGTTCGTCTTCAGCCTCCTCGGGCGCGTGCCCGAGGTCGGCGACGAAGTCGAACGAGAGGGCCGTCTCCTCCGCGTCGAGGCGACCGAGGACGCCCGAATCGAG
- a CDS encoding HVO_0649 family zinc finger protein: MSYQSRLGTTTLDSLRERYNETRMRCTACGYLDADGEWTAATTGGEISYEHVCPSCDHVDEVVIKRQTGKE; the protein is encoded by the coding sequence ATGTCGTATCAAAGTCGTCTCGGGACCACGACGCTGGACAGCCTCCGCGAACGGTACAACGAGACCCGAATGCGCTGTACGGCGTGCGGGTACCTCGACGCCGACGGGGAGTGGACGGCGGCGACGACGGGCGGCGAGATATCGTACGAGCACGTCTGTCCGAGTTGCGACCACGTCGACGAGGTGGTAATCAAACGGCAGACCGGGAAGGAGTAA
- a CDS encoding DUF5518 domain-containing protein: protein MDKRAVLVGGTVSALLALLSVLLAGIAAAGFWGTAAGVIVAVRARDTTDGLFDGALAGLIGGVGTVGVVLLLMTLEAFVLTGSWSASTSIGAYFSVATMFILIPLFVFEGMVTGAIGTYLREKMSQRKSTIATK from the coding sequence ATGGACAAAAGGGCAGTGTTAGTTGGAGGGACAGTCAGCGCCTTATTGGCGCTTCTTTCTGTCCTGTTAGCTGGAATCGCCGCTGCTGGATTTTGGGGAACTGCTGCCGGAGTGATCGTCGCAGTCCGAGCAAGAGATACGACTGATGGATTGTTTGACGGAGCACTAGCGGGTCTCATCGGAGGTGTGGGTACTGTCGGTGTCGTTCTTCTACTGATGACCTTAGAGGCCTTCGTTCTCACAGGAAGCTGGAGTGCTTCAACATCTATTGGTGCTTATTTCTCCGTTGCGACGATGTTCATACTCATTCCGCTATTCGTATTCGAGGGGATGGTTACGGGTGCCATCGGTACGTACCTCCGAGAGAAAATGTCACAGCGGAAATCGACAATCGCCACGAAGTGA
- a CDS encoding flavodoxin domain-containing protein, with protein sequence MTSILIVYGTGEGQTAKVAAFVESVLADRGFDVTTRHVFETDDADIEAFDAVLVGSSVNNRAHRPEVVAFVERHRETLATLPTGFFQLSLASAVSTKWARDGALGFVDGLTESTGWAPDRVGLFAGALTFSRYGRAQRTLFKLAAIVMGLDGDTTRDYEYTDWADVERFAVEFGEFVEREVAEHERSCMECGHRARRTGRSAVRSVALSARRPRASPTGR encoded by the coding sequence ATGACTTCCATACTCATCGTGTACGGCACCGGTGAGGGACAGACCGCGAAGGTGGCGGCGTTCGTCGAGTCGGTGCTCGCGGACCGGGGGTTCGACGTGACGACGCGACACGTCTTCGAGACGGACGACGCGGACATCGAGGCGTTCGACGCCGTGTTGGTCGGGTCGTCCGTCAACAACCGCGCGCACCGACCGGAGGTGGTGGCGTTCGTCGAGCGACACCGGGAGACGCTGGCGACGCTGCCGACGGGGTTCTTCCAGCTATCGCTCGCCTCGGCGGTGTCGACGAAGTGGGCGCGCGACGGCGCCCTCGGGTTCGTCGACGGGCTGACCGAATCGACCGGGTGGGCGCCGGACCGCGTCGGTCTGTTCGCTGGCGCGCTGACGTTCTCTCGGTACGGCAGAGCGCAGCGAACCCTGTTCAAACTCGCGGCGATCGTGATGGGTCTCGACGGCGACACCACGCGCGATTACGAGTACACCGACTGGGCCGATGTGGAGCGGTTCGCAGTCGAGTTCGGGGAGTTCGTCGAACGCGAGGTCGCGGAGCACGAGCGCTCCTGCATGGAGTGTGGGCATCGCGCGCGGAGGACCGGTCGCTCCGCGGTCCGTTCGGTGGC